CATACGTTGGACGGTTTCTATGTATTGAGCAGCTTCTAATAAGCTCTCGTGTGTACCGGTGTCCAACCAAGCAAAACCACGTCCCATCAGCTCAACAGACAAATCACCGCGGTCTAAGTAAGCCTTATTGACATCAGTGATTTCCAGCTCTCCACGTGGACTAGGCTTGATATTTTTAGCAATTTCTACTACGTCATTGTCATAGAAATAAAGTCCTGTAACTGCATAGTTAGAACGTGGCTGTTCTGGTTTTTCTTCGATAGAAATGGCATTCATATTGTCATCAAATTCAACCACACCGAAACGCTCTGGGTCTTTTACTTGATAACCAAAGACAGTCGCTCCATTTTCCTTTGAAGCAGCTTTTTGCAGCATTTTACTAAGACCTGGGCCATGATAAATATTATCACCTAAAATCAAAGCCACATGGTCATCGCCGATAAAGTCAGCACCGATAATAAAGGCTTGAGCCAAGCCATCTGGACTTGGTTGCTCAGCGTAAGAAAGTTTGATGCCAAACTCCGAGCCATCACCCAACAAATCCTCAAAGCGAGGGAGATCTGTCGGGGTTGAGATAATCAAGATGTCCTTGATACCAGCCAGCATGAGGGTTGATAGCGGATAATAAATCATGGGTTTGTCATAAACCGGCATGAGTTGTTTAGATGCAGCTCTAGTCAAAGGATATAAACGTGTACCAGAACCACCTGCAAGGATAATACCTTTCATAATGAGTTTCCTCTCTTAATGTATTCTCTTTATTTTACCATTTTTGAAGGCGGATGTCATCCCTCAAGAAAGAGAGTGCTTTCATTTAAAGTCTCTCATACTTAATGAAAATCCAAAACGAAACAAAAAATCAGCCAAAGTAGAACTGCTGTTATCTAAATAGGCTGATAAAATATACGATTGGTCTCGAAAAAGTATCTGCTATCCTAAAGCCACATCCAATACCATCATCAACACAAAGCCTACCATGAGACCTAAAGTCGCAACATCTGTATTGCCATTAGTTTGAGAGTCTGGTATCAGCTCCTCCACGACGACGAAAATCATAGCTCCCGCCGCAAAAGACAGGGCATAGGGTAGAATAGCCGTCATTGCCATAACCGCATAAGCACCAAGGACAGCTCCGATAGGCTCAACAATAGCCGACATTGAACCCCAGTAAAAAGCTTTAAGACGCGATTCCCCGTCTGTCCGTATAGGAATGGATAAGGCTGCCCCTTCCGGCACATTTTGGAGACCAATTCCCAGAGCCAGACCTACAGCTCCGATAAAAACTTCCGGACTGGAATTGCTGGATAAGGCACCAAAGGCTACTCCTACTGCCAAACCTTCTGGAAAATTGTGTATGGTAATAGCCAGAAAAAGCAGAGCCGTTTTGGACAATTTATTCCGGCTGTGCTCCGGCAGGCTTTCTGCCTCAGATACATCCTTCTTGCTAAGGTGTAAATGGGGTACTACCGCATCAATAAAGCGCAAGAAGAAACCACCCAACAGAAAACCAAGGGCGGCTGGCATCCAAGACCACACTCCATAGTTACCTTTTGCATACTCAATTGAAGGCTGCAAGAGCGACCAAAATGAAGCTGCAATCATGACACCAGCTGCAAATCCCATCATAATATCCAGCAGCTTACGACTGACTGTTTTAAAGAAAAAGACAACCGCAGAGCCTACAATGGTACAGCCCCATGTAAAGAGTCCCGCCAAAAAAGCCTGCAGCACCACAGGCTGCTCCTGCAACCAGTTCATAACAACTTCATCTCCTCATTATCTTTCATCATACAATATCGTCTTGGTTTCTTTGATGCAATGGTTCTCTTCATCCCAATAGTGAATCCGCTCAAAGGAGCCTTTTCGCCAGTACAAAGGAATTCTGCCTCTGATGTCATCCTGCATGGGTAGTGAATCCAACTCATCAATTGACCACCATTTGGGCTGACCTTCCCGTGATTCCGTTAGTAGTTCCCCTTCAAAATCCTCGCAGAGAAAATCATAAAAGACATAACGCTCTGCTTTTGTTGGATTGGTAAAACCGGAAATGCCTTTAAGCTGTAAATTCAAAGCTATCAGTCCTGTTTCTTCTTTCAACTCACGAGCCGCTGCTTCAAAAAAAGATTCTGGAAACTCAACTTTCCCACCTGGCTGAATCCAGCCTTTAAAATCATCATGCTGGCGGTTAAGCAAAAGAACTTTGTCCCCTTTTTTCACACAAA
This Streptococcus anginosus DNA region includes the following protein-coding sequences:
- the rfbA gene encoding glucose-1-phosphate thymidylyltransferase RfbA, with amino-acid sequence MKGIILAGGSGTRLYPLTRAASKQLMPVYDKPMIYYPLSTLMLAGIKDILIISTPTDLPRFEDLLGDGSEFGIKLSYAEQPSPDGLAQAFIIGADFIGDDHVALILGDNIYHGPGLSKMLQKAASKENGATVFGYQVKDPERFGVVEFDDNMNAISIEEKPEQPRSNYAVTGLYFYDNDVVEIAKNIKPSPRGELEITDVNKAYLDRGDLSVELMGRGFAWLDTGTHESLLEAAQYIETVQRMQNVQVANLEEIAYRMGYITKEQVHDLAQSLKKNEYGHYLLRLIGEE
- a CDS encoding ZIP family metal transporter, which produces MNWLQEQPVVLQAFLAGLFTWGCTIVGSAVVFFFKTVSRKLLDIMMGFAAGVMIAASFWSLLQPSIEYAKGNYGVWSWMPAALGFLLGGFFLRFIDAVVPHLHLSKKDVSEAESLPEHSRNKLSKTALLFLAITIHNFPEGLAVGVAFGALSSNSSPEVFIGAVGLALGIGLQNVPEGAALSIPIRTDGESRLKAFYWGSMSAIVEPIGAVLGAYAVMAMTAILPYALSFAAGAMIFVVVEELIPDSQTNGNTDVATLGLMVGFVLMMVLDVALG
- a CDS encoding 8-oxo-dGTP diphosphatase → MTEKILNWVNICVKKGDKVLLLNRQHDDFKGWIQPGGKVEFPESFFEAAARELKEETGLIALNLQLKGISGFTNPTKAERYVFYDFLCEDFEGELLTESREGQPKWWSIDELDSLPMQDDIRGRIPLYWRKGSFERIHYWDEENHCIKETKTILYDER